A DNA window from Ipomoea triloba cultivar NCNSP0323 chromosome 10, ASM357664v1 contains the following coding sequences:
- the LOC116033116 gene encoding uncharacterized protein LOC116033116, which produces MAPRSYLDSVVGNGTNTAPFLVANQEDSEEEEEDIVENDDPTCPTIRLSAKEKNRICEPWRQTLIIKVMGRRVGYAYLLRRLNTMWRPKGRMELIALDNDYFLVKFGMQDDLEFAKYEGPWMILDHYLIVKEWVPNFDPMTDTTEKVLVWVRFPSLPVEYYNLLCLRKIGNKLQRTIRVDHTTSLVSKGKFARVCVEIDISKPLVSRFTLEDRVWHVAYEGMHLVCFSCGLYGYRQESCSTCPKETATADEVPLVTLQGGDPGVDKQIRGSGPQGHTRTAIQGAKPYGSWMIVTRKDKRNQGRAPGQGKQVEVSAHKGKQGQPTGTSLGNGSRYALLGDELAQEVPGAMDHESNPMATEKEDGSTTGVSSQGARANSHGGKNRRANVIANEKQILNDAPRFRPAPLQGNEVAQGERVTGSTSRRAAEEEEHVVIRGEQGGKHISSTTVHNGDSSGAAIPVEALPATEHHGDPLGDFDNEGDVIMEIERHQTAPVEHGDSARNAS; this is translated from the coding sequence ATGGCCCCCAGATCGTATTTGGACTCCGTGGTTGGGAATGGTACTAACACAGCACCTTTCTTGGTTGCAAATCAGGAGGACagtgaggaggaggaggaggatatTGTGGAAAATGATGATCCCACATGCCCGACAATCCGTTTATCAGCCAAAGAAAAGAATCGGATCTGCGAGCCTTGGAGGCAAACCTTGATCATAAAAGTGATGGGAAGAAGGGTTGGGTATGCTTACCTTCTGCGCCGCCTGAACACGATGTGGAGACCCAAGGGACGAATGGAACTCATAGCGCTTGACAACGACTATTTCCTGGTGAAGTTCGGGATGCAGGATGATCTGGAATTTGCCAAATATGAAGGCCCGTGGATGATCTTAGATCATTATCTGATAGTTAAGGAATGGGTTCCTAACTTTGATCCGATGACGGATACTACGGAGAAGGTTCTCGTGTGGGTTCGCTTTCCTAGTCTCCCGGTGGAATACTATAACTTGTTATGCTTaaggaaaattggaaataaGCTACAGAGAACTATCCGTGTCGACCACACAACGAGTTTGGTATCTAAGGGTAAGTTTGCAAGGGTGTGTGTGGAAATTGACATCTCTAAACCTCTGGTGTCGAGGTTCACTCTGGAAGATAGGGTTTGGCACGTCGCTTATGAAGGGATGCACTTGGTTTGTTTCTCCTGTGGGCTCTACGGTTATCGTCAGGAATCATGCTCGACGTGTCCTAAGGAGACTGCTACGGCAGATGAGGTTCCTTTGGTTACTCTTCAAGGTGGTGACCCGGGGGTGGATAAACAGATCAGGGGTTCAGGACCTCAAGGGCATACGAGGACGGCAATCCAAGGAGCTAAGCCTTATGGTTCCTGGATGATTGTGACTCGGAAGGATAAAAGGAACCAGGGGCGAGCTCCTGGTCAGGGGAAGCAAGTGGAAGTCTCGGCACACAAAGGCAAACAAGGCCAACCTACTGGGACATCGTTAGGGAATGGATCGCGTTATGCGCTGCTAGGGGATGAACTCGCGCAAGAAGTCCCAGGGGCGATGGATCATGAGTCGAATCCTATGGCGACTGAGAAGGAAGATGGAAGTACCACGGGGGTGTCGTCACAAGGAGCACGGGCGAATAGCCATGGTGGGAAAAATAGAAGGGCCAATGTGATTGCGAACGAAAAGCAAATCCTCAATGATGCGCCAAGATTTAGGCCAGCGCCACTACAGGGTAATGAGGTAGCGCAGGGGGAAAGGGTGACTGGTTCTACTTCTAGAAGAGCAGCGGAGGAGGAAGAGCATGTAGTCATCCGTGGGGAACAAGGGGGAAAACATATTAGCTCTACAACGGTGCACAATGGAGATAGCAGTGGAGCTGCCATCCCGGTGGAAGCTCTACCTGCAACTGAACACCATGGTGATCCTCTAGGCGATTTTGACAACGAAGGGGATGTCATTATGGAGATTGAACGACACCAGACGGCTCCCGTGGAGCATGGAGATTCGGCCAGAAACGCTTCGTAG